The Sebastes umbrosus isolate fSebUmb1 chromosome 24, fSebUmb1.pri, whole genome shotgun sequence genome contains the following window.
ACTTTCTCTGTGATTGTTTCAGattattctgaaggtttttagtGAGAGACAATCCTGGTGCACACGAGTCTACGTGTCACTTTGAGCCCTTCACTGTCCTGATTAGCAGCTTTCAGCAGCTTCTACCTGGATCGTCTTACTTCCATCTCACTCATTTTAGcagtcccatattataaaaaagggagattttaatgtttatttattataaagcagccttaagtcctatataaatactgtgaaagtatcgaaacgctcaatccacagggaaatacacacagcccgtattcagaaactctgcatttgaaacaagctgtcaggatttctgtccatttgtgatgtcacaaatatacaatatttagaccctttacacagatttaaaggtaaacattctaaacgtgtcccagtttattcctggttgcagtgtatgtgaatgtcatcagctgacaggaagtagacatggacccaagctgtttcctagcaacgaaattctgttgcaattccgtcaaaatccgctaaaacggagcgtttcagacagagggtaaatacaggtatattcaggcagacagtgcgaggaaaataaagtttttttttaacattacagcatgtaaacatgttctagtagaaacacaaaatacaagtatgaacttgaaaatgagcataatatgggacctttaagtcttaATGCAAACCAAACATTTCATGGTGCAAAACActtgacttttattgtgaaggagctATGGGAAATGCAATGTATTTGTTACCGACATTTGCGCTGCAGCGGTTCAGTGCAGATATCCAGATGACGTCAACATGCCTGGCATGCTCTCACCCGTCTTACACTAAAATAGATCCATTCATCAAACAGTTAACTATTGACATAAtccccccgtctctctctggTAAATATAGTAAACTCTAGTGAGTTTTATTCCACGTGGGCAGAACTCATCCACAGCTGGAAGCCAATTTCACATAGTGGCCGAACCGTGTAATGACATCTTCAGGGTCCATTCCACTGGCCACCCCTCGCTCCGCCATTaccataataaataatgatttatTGACCATTAATAAAGACATTAGTTACGCGTTATAAACCTGTTATAGaagataatttattttaaagggaaCTGCTAATGTTTATGAATGTCTCACTCCAGTAGGAGAATAACAGTCTAAAGAGCCACAATAATACCCACACTGCTCACCTTCAGAGAggttattagggcccgagcatgAAAGTGCCAGGGACCCAACGGTGTCAGAACTGGCGAAAATTgcaaagttctgtagtgattgggaTCGGGCGTTGCCATCGAGCCTCAATGGCTCCTAATGCGTGGAAGGCCATAGATTTTTAAcaaagttgatcctatattcatgaaaatTGGTAGGCACGTCCCGcacattatttcagacatattcctcatttggtttcattagctccgcccatcaggaagtcagacatttagaattttgtgcgtttttcatgtattttatgcatacttttacataCTCCTCCTAGAGTGTTTATCGGATTTGCgacaaatttgggtggtataaccctcaaactaaTGTGacgctaaattgcgaaggaatttttgatcgctcgaacgggGATGTCATAGGTCATGtgagaagacgccattttgtcccTTTTCCAGGTATGCAACTTtacgatactcctcctagaggattcaagaaatccatctcaaagtcgggcagcagaatctcaacaccttcaccatGCTAAATtgtgaagcttttgtgttttcgcgAAACGGCGTTGTTGTGGTGGCGCGGCGAATTTCGATGCTTcaacatgacacaggaggctgttgttacttgactttacatagtccgatctgcccgatatttcacaagctggataagagtccaggcctgaagagaTATACGTgccattattgagttatggcgGTAACGCCATCTACTGGCAAcaagaaatggttgtatacggccacccaccctcatagaagtgccttttaaggatgccccacatgttctcaacaAGTCATTGGCAGCGCCACGCGCTCCATGCAGAAAATACCCTCTAACTGTTGCTCGCAATGTCCGACTTTTATGGAAATGCATGTCAGCGGGTACCCACAGCTTTGATCCCTCTTCAAAGGACTAGTGTCTGGAAGCAAACACACATGGCTCTGTCTAAATAAAGGGATACTATGAACATCGTTGACCCTACTGTACATCCCTATCTAGTCAGTCAACACATGCCTCTATTCTCTTTAAGGGGTCATGTTGTGAACTGCTGGGCAGTGTTCTCCATGTTGTCGTTGAAATCAATAGTAGCATGTTAACGGACATCCTGGGGCTCTTCCTCTGTTGACTCAGTGTAAACATGTTGTCAAGTTAGCGGGAGCACAAGGTCAGGCCTCAAGGTAACACATGAGCTGACGTACCGACATCTACGTGTGCATCAACCAAATGTCACTTTACCCCTGATCCTCaattcatgcttttattgttattgttttacagTAACAAGTAAATAATGACGGGTCACCTGACCAAGGTTAGTTATGTGAGACTATCAGGGTCGGCGCCATATCATTAGGAACGAACGGGCATTTATTTCACCTCATGTagcctttattaagtgtataattaacattatcatgtttcatgaaagaaataaactatGAAAGAGAGGCTCAGGCTTCCACAACACTAGAGGTTATAATCTCAGATACACAATCTGTTAAATGTTTTGCATTATTAACCCTGTAACACTGGGCCGCTTTCACCAGTTACACAACTAATTAAAGGATAAACAACATCTTTAAAAGGTCccattttgtcttttattttataaagcaggtttaagttctatataaatactgtgaaagtatcaaaacgctcaatccacagataaatacatacagcccgtattcagaaactgtaactttaaaacaagcggtcaggatttctgtccatttgtgatgtcacaaatctacaatatttagaccatttcacagttttaagcataaacattctaaatgggtcccagtttatttcctgttgcagtgtatgtgaatgacatcagctgacaggaagtaaacatggacccaaactgttgcctagcaacgcaattccgttgaaatgcgctaaaacagagcgtttctgacagagggtgaatacaggtatattcagacagacaatatgagaaaaataatgtgttatttgaacattaaagcatgtaaacatgttctaggagaaaccccaaatacaagtatgaacctgatgatgagcatgatatgtcccctttaaagctgtAAACGTAtgtcagtttagtttttttgtcaggagagaattcagctgaggggcacagtgacctttttggacAGACCTGGACCCCCAAGGTCCGTCCCTAACGCCGACGCTGGAGAATATGCATGACAAACACGTAGGCCTCAAAGCATGGGTGATGAATATAGGGTTTTTAGTATGAAACCATGTAATTATCAGTATCGGTGTCTCTTCGCAGTGAATCAGCCTTCAGAATGCATTCAACTGCTCTAACACACGCTGTCCGACCTGTTCCTCTCAGGTTCTGTGTAACGTGGACGAGCTGTTTGAGAGAGATGAGCTGTCGGCGGCTCCCGATCCCGGCTGGCCGGACTGCTTCAACTCCGGCGTGTTCGTGTTCAGACCGTCCGTCCACACCCACAGTGCCCTCCTGGATCACGCCCTGCAGCACGGCAGCTTCGATGGTAACCCATGACTACATGTCTCTGAATACTGAAGACTCGACTGAGTGCATTCATacaaaactaaaatatgatgCCAGAGAATGTGTTGGAGTTTCAGAAGGGTCACGTCAATCCTCTCAGTGGGAATATCCAGACTTCCATTGTGTGTTAAAGGCATCTACTCTGAACCCACATTCAACTTTAGATCAACTCATCTATTATTTACATGTAGACATGGCATTTATTCATATGttttcctcatttccattctCAGGAGGAGACCAGGGCCTGTTGAACTCCTTCTTCAGTAGCTGGCCGGTGGAAGACATCCGTAAACACCTGCCGTTTGTCTACAACCTCAGTGCCAGCTCCTTCTACAGCTACCTCCCTGCTTTCCAAAAGTGAGTGTGTCCTACTGCGTCTCACAACACAGCTCCACTCTCTTTACACACTCTCTATGTGTGGATTAGAGGTATCCTAATGTGTTTGCATTAGCCCAGGAGTGCCCAGGAGGTGAACTGAACAGTACGCTGTAATAAGCATTAAAACAGGCCTGTAAAGTTAAAGGAAGCTTGTCCTAAAGTGTGCACCTTGCGGCGTTTTTCTTTACAACCTTTCCTTTGTTAGAACCACTGGGCTGTTTGGGTTGACGCACTGCTCAGCACACACGTCCTGGACTTACAGTTGTGTTCCTGCAGGTTTGGCCACGGCGCGAAGATCGTCCATTTCTTAGGAGCGGTGAAAccctggagctgcagcagccagAGGGACGACAGCCGCTCGCACACCATGCAAcggtttgtgtctctgtggtggaAGGAATACCTCAGTTGCACAACATCGCCTGCACCAGGGAAACCACAACAGGTACCCAACATCTCTGAGATATCTCTGAACCGGCTGCACGCTCGGCCCGATAGGAGAGAATGATCTGGTTTAAATATAGGATACTTCAGAGAATGGAGTCTCTTTGTTAATTTGCtaatgtctatgtagagcgagcgcgaGCGACAGGACGCTtgctttcgttgacttaacggccacaggtgtcgctgtcaacaagcaatttctgattcttacatagagcccaacgtaggtttactcagtttttttaatttgacttaaaactacGTGGTTGAGTtatcaaacacaaacaggaaacagttTGTTGGGGACTAACaaaatccacatttggtgctctagtgagtattggTGGCAGCAAAAtcaactacagtgtgtgtgttcatggtgatgaaagGAACACGTCTCCCCAGTTTTTTGGACAaaaatggagctctatggcacagaggaagaaaatgCACATGggagaaaatatagaatatcaccagagtgagttatttattaatattatatattgctGATTATGTGTTCAGCAGTGCCACTCCATGTTGTTGTGCAGGAAGCCGACCGTGTGCCATGTCTGGCGGATGCTCTGCAGGGTTCCACTCCAAAACACTCGAGCAGAACATTTTCACTGATGACTTCCCCCTCTTTAGTCGGAGGTTTTGGAGTCACAGGAGCTAGCTGCAGAGTTTGGCTGTAAACTTAAACATGCAGACCGACAGCCAAACGCCACACATGGCTGCccagccctccctccctccaaacACTCAACATCCTCCCCTTGTTTCTGCAGATCCAAGAACGAGAAGCCGAGATGCCATTTAGAGAAAACCTGGACGGTTCCGACTCACTGCCCGCCCCCCCTTCTGAGAGGCTTCATTCACCGCCTCAACCAGAGACAGTAAGCTTTACTCTAGCTCTTCTTTTGTGTCACTGTTGGATATTATGTTGTTGTGGCTATATTGTACCTCATCATAATGGAAACCCCCCATAGAGGACATCAGATTTTGAAGCATCTTGCTACACATTTTATAAAGTAAAAGCAGTTTTTGATCTCCAAAGTTATAATCCGTAAAGCTGCACTGATCAATACTTGTGCATTAACTCTGAGTCAAATCGCAATTTTAACTTGTTGTGACAAACTCACAGTGAATTATCACCCCCACCTTTCATctcgttttggttttatggcccaCAAACTCCTTTAtgaagctgttttcagtgacaaAGCTCTGATAAAACCCACAGttcactacctgcccagcagcagacagctggtgaacatatagtggagcatttagcagctaaagagacagatatttgggggtggagaccaaaacagagcaaaaaggaGAGTAACTATTGGACTAACATGACTCCAGATGAATGTTGCTGTGTATGATGTGTAGATAGGAAACCGTTTGCTAACACTAtagttgtgtttacagctttttGTCCCAAAGTGACCAAAAAAATCAACTAATGCTGCTTTAACCCTAAGAGACCCGCGGGGCCAAGGGCAAAGATTTTATGAATTCTTTAGGattctaaaattagatttaaaaaatccccTTGCTTACGATATCACGatattgtatcgtgatacgtatcatatcagAACATACTGGAAAGTGTGCATCCAGTACAGAGCTAGGCATAATAGCCTatcttagcacaaagactggaagcagggggaaactgctagctccaaaaagaaagaaaaaaaaaatccccctctTTTTAAACACAGAGTTCATGTAAAGTCACACATCTTCTGCGAAGAAAGGAGTCATTAGAAATATCAATCCGTTAATTAGCTGAATGAATGACCTTATTAGCATAGCCACTCGTGTTTATAATATATCACGGTGATTATTATGGAGGCTTATTAGGCAGCTCGAGTGCCTCTCGTTCGTTCCTGTTAATGTATGAGTGTTTGTGCTTGACTGCGGCGGAACAACAGAACACAGAGTCTATTATCTGTGCGGCCCTCTGAGCTCCTCATTGCCTTTCTGTCATTTAATTCCTTTCAACTTGATGCATTGAACAAGCTTGTACAGACACACTGCCTCCAGTATGACAGCAGCCAGGAACATACATCAACTGCGTTATCAAGCCTCCACTCTGTGGCTGTATTTCACGCTTTTAACAACATCAGTGTGCGGCATGTACTGCAGCGGCTGACATGACTATGGTGTGTGTAGTGTTCCCACGCAGATAACACATTGGAGGAAGAGTCCAGAGCGTCTGAGAGGACGGAGATCCAGGACCCAGCTTGTGAATCAGAGGGGTCGGAGGGCAGCGCTCGCTCCTCAGACTTTCATCCACATCCTGTACGTAACCGTTTCCTTTCTGACCTCTACGCCAACCTCACTCCCACATTAGTTAAAGGCCGTGTAAAGGAAattctaaacacattataaatgttggaaaataatgactgaaaacatgtgaaaagggtcagtgtatcttttggtcattcgattttcctttcacaaacggatatgaaaaaacaaaaaaaatttgtggttatttgatttttgttttaaaatagaaaacataatattgaaatacaagACGTTTTTCTTTATCGTGGTCAAAAAAGGGATCaactaaactttaaaaaacgggttgtttttaattttctatttctaaaaacaaaaaataaaatcacagaaatgaaaaaaaaacgttttatttttttccatattcTGCAACCGGAAGTTGTGATTTTCAAAGTAAGAGCGCGTATGAGGACAGTGCTGTGTATGAGAGATAAAGAAGCACggtgctgctgtgtaactgaagaTGATGGACATGGATCAGTACGTAGGtttttgaaacaataaaagagtgTGTCTCAGGGAAGAAGGCATCTCTGTCTGATTAAGAACTATTTAtaagtcaatcaatcaaaagtCTGCaattatgtcattatttttaatatttgtaatataatCCAAAAGCTGCTCTCTTATTAATGCGTCCTATTAACTCATATTAAGCATGATTTATACCATTAATAAAGCATTCATTTATTATGAATTGGTTTGATCTTGAAACTCTCCACGGATCAGAGCTGAGAGAGATGATATTGCAGGTAATATAAGACACAGGTCGGTTGAACGTGTTCATAAGACGAGCATGAAAGAATAATGACAATCTACTGGTTTGAATGCTCAACTGCacattctgtctgtgtgtagagATGAAAACTAGGAGCTGAGAGTCAGCCTGCTGTTTTCCTTTGAAGACTCATTTGTTATTCTCACGGCAGAGGGCTGCAGACACAGAGACGGAGGCAGAGGCGGAGGCAGAGACGGAGGCAGAGCACGAGGCGGAGGCGGAGGCAGAGACAGAGGCGGAGCGGCTGGAGCAGCGCAGGCTGTGGGAGGCCGGGCAGGCCGACTACCTGGGCAGAGACGCCTTCCATAACATCCAGAAGATGCTGGACCGCTTTCTGGATTAACTGAGAAACAACTATGGCACTCTATAGGGATCTGTTGATAATATCGTTTTATCTTTGAAGTTTATATTGAAGAATTGTTTAAACTATATAGTACTGTATGAAGCACATTTGTATGGtgttaaacatacatttttaaagtactCCAGGTAAATAGTTGTCGTGTCTACTTTGGCTCCGTGTCAGAATTTCTTATCCACTTTTGTTGTTTACGCTCCGATGCATTCTATAATACCTAATTTATAGCCTCTGATGCAATATCAGGATTTAGATTATCTGTTGCATAAACCTACAGTATcacaaactgaaactaaataaaaacaatatcctttaagactaaaactaaactgaaaaaactaataaaataaaatacaaatcaacataaattaatttcagttctagtttttttttcagctctaatatatcactaccaaaaaaaaaaagagattgcATTGCTTCTTGTTCTTCCCTGTGCAGTAGTTCATATTTAAACAGTGTAATGTCTAATGCTTGTGCTCTGCAGTAATAAATACTGAACGATACCACTGACatggaagaagaagatattGAAACATTCAGTAAggctttattttacaggtcccATGGTTTCCTGGTTGTTTCCTGGAGAGAAACTGACATGTGACAGTACTAAGGAAGGCTCATGGTTATTGGTAATAACGGGGAAAGTGGAGACAGAGCTCGATTAATCGCGAGAGTCTTTTAGTCAGTGACAAACTAACACATATGGAGAACAAGTGAATATTTACTTTAATGAATCTGACACTTTTTCCatcattaaagggtaacttttcttatttttcaacctgtttcccatgtgtttgtgtctaagggcgtattcacacctgccttgtttagtTCGGTTTACTCGAACCATGGAGCGTTTACCCTCTCGGCGCGGTTCGTCTGGataggtgtgaacacagcaatcgCACTCGGGTGCAGCACTAAAACAAGCGAACCGAGACCTCCTTGAAGGGGTGGTCTCGGTTCGCTTCCAAACGAACTGCGGTACGATTTGTTTGTGGTGAGAACACGATCCAGCCCAAATGGAGAAAGCATTGCGCCTTTTTGGACTAAACCTTATGCATTATGGGTAGGATTGTAAGCCTTTCGTTTCTCCAACATGCAGCAAGATGAATAATCGTGGACTTGTGGGGAGGTGCAGTGCCTCATAGAGATTTGGTCAGATGATTGTATAAGCTCGCAACTTTCGACAACACACAAGAATACCAAAATCGACTCACTCTTTAGCAAACGGCTCCGGGAGATGGGGTTTCTGAGGTCGGCTGCACAGTGCTGCATTAAGGCAATAACACTTCGCCAGGAGTGCATAAAAGTGCGCGACGCACTTAATAAAACAGGAAGTTCTGGTATGGAGAAAGAGAAATTTCCTTGGACAAAATAATGGGGACAAAAccggtaaccctaaccctaaccctaagtgAGCATCGgtgtaacgttacgtccactcACTATAACAGCtggtttttgccactgacaggctcagattgttaatatggtccaggttgaaaaataccctTTAATAAGATAAGTTAAAGAACAGTTCTTATAAGAAACTTCTTCTGAAAATATGCTTAGAAACTCATGATTATTACGTCATTATTTCCAATAAACCCTCAAACCGAAATTATGGGATTCCTAAAATAAAGCATTACCAAATATAACTTTTTAATATGCTTCATTACAAAAGCAAAACTTGAAGTTAATGACTCTCCAAGTTGTGAATGTTCCACTCTGTAAAAATGGATCCATGTTGGCAATAAAGCATGTGAtattttcaatttctttttctttttcaactgtttttttttttttggtggaacTAAATACATTATTTCCTGGTGTCATTTGAGTTCACATAGATCCCACAGATACAGATGTTGAGTCTTCCACCAGGGGGCACTGTGGCTCTTCTATGAGAACTCTCTCCATCatagcagccaatcagagaagcAGGGAGGCAGATTAATAGATGTCTGACTGCAGTCAACAGTATGCTGTGTGATCCTTATCCACCGGGCACATGGTGCATGTCATTTCATAGGCATTCCTCTCATAATGTTGTGGCACAGTGAAGGAAAGATAGTGTGCTGAATACAGAGTGAATGGCAGGAGGTGAGGCCGGGCCGGGCCGGCGCTGtactgtgctgtgctgtgccgTGCCTCCAGTGAAAAAAGGCCTTATGATGATTGCTTTGAAAGGCAACCTGGCACATCGCTGCTCTCGGATGAGTGGCTCCCTCTTGACTCCGATTCATCAAGATTAAAGTGCGAGCACCGATCTGGGATAAGCTGCTGGTTTCCCTTGACCGCCTCATTCATTAAGCTCTGAAAAGGCAAAAGGAATCAGAAAGAGCATCAGTCCCTGCAGAACGCTGGTAAAGGCGGCTTCTAAGCCAGGTTAACCAACAACAGAAGGAACGgcaatgtctgtgtgtgagggggCTGTTTTTCTCAGGTTGGATGTGGATTAATCAGTTCCTGTAATGATGAGCTGGCAGACTGGGGTCTACTCCTgcattgtgttgtgtgtgattTAGCATAACCTGTTAACTGGGATAAGTCCGTCATGTCAGCCCCCCAGTGGTAATTGTGTCAACATTGatatagaccaggggtcagcgacctgcggctcttcagcccctctccttttgtttacattttcatttatcattgttgtaggtcttaTATTCTCATATTGAGCGTTTGGATAGTTTAACAGTGTTTATATAcgtagcacttaaacctgctttataatgtaaaaggcctgaaaatctcactttttacaatatgggacctttaaatcagctGTTATAATGATGATTTTATTCTCTCCTTCAATAAGAACTATTCTAACGGAGATAAAAAACACCAGAcaccaaatgttttatttagagGTGAAATAGTTTCGTccccaaaagaagaagaatgaaatgGTTCGAACTTGCATTTAGTGGATGTCCCCACAGTGTTGCATGATGGGAGAACACTGTTGAACTTGCATGTTGAATTAGCAGTTTTAAACCAGGTTTCTGGTAAACTGATGCACATGAATCGACGAGACTGCGGCATGAAGTCTCTGCTGCCATGCTAGAGGCTCTGCGAGGCTGTACGTTGGCTCAGTGGTCACCCACTTTGAATGTTATCAGACGATTGAATGGGCGATATCAACGGTCATCGCTACTATTCTAATACTTCTGACGGGCCAAACTGCACCTACCACGTTGTGAAACTTCACGTTGtgaattgataaaaacaaactttaggtttaggtaacaaaactacttggttaggtttagggaaagatcatggtttgggttaaaataatggTTGTTAGGTAACGAAAGTATGctgaaataagtcaacgttgacttctcaCATGGGACAAGAACAGCAGTCTCCGAGGTTATTTGACTTATCCATCCACCCTAACCTCCTCCCGACATCGGCGTCGTCTTCTTGTGTTCGTATcggtgatcaaccatgtgaataaaTGACCATACGGCCTTCTGAACCTACTGGTAGGTGTAGCAGGCACCTtctaacccatatctatgaCAACCGCTGATTGATGAATCTCACATTCAATCAGCTGGTGCAGTGGtgatttgagctaaatgctcgcactgacaatgttaacatgctgatgtttagcaggtatcaTATTTACTATGTCATTTTaacgtgttag
Protein-coding sequences here:
- the gyg2 gene encoding glycogenin-2, which produces MSAGEAFVTLATTDSYCKGATVVARCLRRHGTTRSIVVMVTSNVSEQSRLALEDVFDEVITVDPMDSEDRVHLASLGRPELGITFTKIHCWSLTRYSKCVFLDADTLVLCNVDELFERDELSAAPDPGWPDCFNSGVFVFRPSVHTHSALLDHALQHGSFDGGDQGLLNSFFSSWPVEDIRKHLPFVYNLSASSFYSYLPAFQKFGHGAKIVHFLGAVKPWSCSSQRDDSRSHTMQRFVSLWWKEYLSCTTSPAPGKPQQIQEREAEMPFRENLDGSDSLPAPPSERLHSPPQPETCSHADNTLEEESRASERTEIQDPACESEGSEGSARSSDFHPHPRAADTETEAEAEAETEAEHEAEAEAETEAERLEQRRLWEAGQADYLGRDAFHNIQKMLDRFLD